In the genome of Bradyrhizobium sp. CIAT3101, one region contains:
- the tsaA gene encoding tRNA (N6-threonylcarbamoyladenosine(37)-N6)-methyltransferase TrmO, which produces MVRENELREGEVAIELPSTEDAGLVFIGRIRTPWTSRLETPRQGRADGPVCRLEIFEPFLPAIKGVDFYSNLEVLYWLDKSRRDIVLQSPKNNEKTRGTFSLRSPVRPNPIGTSIVKLVGIEGGTILVRGLDCLDNTPLIDIKPDRCEFTPLAAPQPGDFQTE; this is translated from the coding sequence ATGGTTCGCGAAAACGAACTCCGCGAGGGCGAGGTCGCCATCGAGCTGCCGTCGACGGAGGATGCCGGCCTCGTCTTCATCGGCCGCATCCGCACGCCCTGGACCTCGCGGCTCGAAACGCCGCGCCAGGGTCGCGCGGACGGTCCGGTGTGTCGCCTCGAGATTTTCGAGCCCTTCCTGCCTGCGATCAAGGGCGTCGATTTCTACAGCAATCTCGAAGTGCTCTACTGGCTCGACAAGTCGCGCCGCGACATCGTGCTGCAAAGCCCGAAGAACAACGAGAAGACCCGCGGCACGTTTTCGCTGCGCTCGCCGGTCCGGCCCAATCCGATCGGCACCTCGATCGTGAAGCTCGTCGGTATCGAGGGCGGCACGATCCTGGTGCGCGGCCTCGATTGCCTCGACAACACGCCGCTGATCGATATCAAGCCCGATCGCTGCGAATTCACGCCACTGGCTGCGCCGCAGCCGGGGGATTTTCAGACGGAGTGA
- a CDS encoding aldo/keto reductase, translated as MEYRRLGRSGLMVPALSLGTGTFGGVGRLAAWGTTDATEARRLLDICLEAGVSMFDTADVYSLGESERVLGEAIKGRRDKVLVSTKATFRFGDGPNDIGSSRQHLLAAIDASLGRLGTDYIDLFQLHGFDAMTPPEEVLSTLDVLVRAGKIRYVGVSNFSGWHLMKSLGVADKHGFPRYVANQTYYSLVGRDYEWELMPLGLDQGLGAVVWSPLGWGRLTGKIRRGQPKPEVSRLPQTADFGPPVPDEHVYRVVDAIDEVAKETGKSVSQIALNWLLQRPTVSTLIIGARNETQLRENLGAVGWSLTKDQIAKLDAASKVTLPYPYWHQRGTFSDRNPPPV; from the coding sequence ATGGAATACCGACGCTTGGGCCGGTCCGGCCTCATGGTGCCCGCTTTGAGCCTTGGCACGGGCACGTTCGGCGGCGTCGGCCGTCTCGCGGCTTGGGGAACGACCGACGCCACCGAAGCGCGGCGCCTGCTGGACATTTGTCTCGAGGCCGGCGTGTCGATGTTCGACACCGCCGACGTCTATTCGCTCGGTGAATCCGAACGGGTTCTCGGCGAAGCCATCAAGGGCCGCCGCGACAAGGTGCTGGTCTCGACCAAAGCCACCTTCCGCTTCGGGGACGGCCCCAACGACATCGGCTCGTCGCGGCAGCATCTGCTCGCCGCCATCGACGCTTCGCTGGGTCGGCTCGGCACCGACTATATCGACCTGTTCCAGCTCCATGGCTTCGATGCCATGACACCGCCCGAGGAGGTGCTGAGCACCCTCGATGTGCTCGTGCGCGCCGGCAAGATCCGCTATGTCGGCGTCTCGAATTTCTCGGGCTGGCACCTGATGAAGTCGCTCGGCGTCGCCGACAAGCACGGTTTTCCGCGCTACGTCGCCAACCAGACCTACTATTCGCTGGTCGGGCGCGACTATGAGTGGGAGCTGATGCCGCTCGGTCTCGACCAGGGGCTCGGCGCCGTCGTCTGGTCGCCGCTCGGATGGGGCCGTCTCACCGGAAAGATCCGCCGCGGCCAGCCGAAGCCCGAAGTCAGCCGCCTGCCCCAGACCGCCGATTTCGGGCCGCCCGTGCCGGACGAACACGTCTACCGCGTCGTCGACGCCATCGACGAGGTCGCCAAGGAGACGGGCAAGAGCGTCTCCCAGATTGCGCTGAACTGGCTGCTGCAACGTCCGACCGTTTCGACGCTGATCATCGGCGCCCGGAACGAGACACAGTTGCGCGAAAACCTCGGCGCGGTCGGATGGTCCTTGACCAAGGACCAGATCGCGAAACTCGATGCCGCGAGCAAGGTGACGTTGCCCTATCCGTACTGGCACCAGCGGGGGACCTTCTCCGACCGCAATCCACCGCCGGTGTAA
- a CDS encoding helix-turn-helix domain-containing protein — translation MTIQFTTDGSPGYRRLALWQDIVCDVFVGLDCKSDLGSAFHGSVTQASLGKAVCSEVCSDRQHVFRTPSRIARSDQDYVLVALGHRGDGGVVQDGRETVIHPGEFALYDTTRPYELKFKDAFSQTIFKVPREMLQRRLGGTETLTAITFGADVPLERLAYDFIFRLCQSADRLAPNSAAALSEQAVDLLAMALSERLGGTSLPSSTHRSALLYRLKAHIRTRLADPDLSLAETAAALGISSRYVNDLLADEDTSFQRHVLAERLAQCKRDLASPVLAQRHISEIAFAWGFNDLSHFGRVFREHFGMSPRDFRQSQLRH, via the coding sequence ATGACAATCCAGTTCACGACAGACGGCAGCCCCGGCTACCGCCGGCTCGCCCTCTGGCAGGACATCGTCTGCGACGTCTTCGTCGGGCTCGACTGCAAGTCGGACCTCGGCAGCGCCTTTCACGGCTCGGTGACGCAGGCTTCGCTGGGCAAGGCCGTCTGCTCCGAGGTCTGCTCCGACCGTCAGCACGTTTTCCGCACGCCCTCGCGCATCGCGCGCTCGGATCAGGACTATGTTCTCGTTGCGCTCGGCCATCGCGGCGATGGCGGTGTGGTGCAGGATGGCCGGGAGACCGTGATCCATCCCGGCGAGTTCGCGCTCTACGACACCACGCGTCCCTATGAGCTGAAGTTCAAGGACGCGTTCTCCCAGACCATCTTCAAGGTGCCGCGCGAGATGTTGCAGCGCCGGCTCGGCGGCACCGAGACACTCACCGCGATCACGTTCGGAGCTGATGTCCCACTCGAGCGGCTCGCCTATGACTTCATCTTCCGCCTCTGCCAGAGCGCGGACCGGCTCGCGCCCAACAGCGCCGCTGCCCTGTCCGAGCAAGCCGTCGACCTGCTCGCGATGGCGCTGAGCGAACGGCTTGGCGGAACGTCGCTGCCGTCGTCGACCCATCGTTCCGCCCTGCTCTACCGGCTCAAGGCGCATATCCGCACACGCCTCGCCGACCCCGACCTCTCGCTGGCCGAGACCGCCGCCGCGCTCGGCATCTCCTCGCGCTACGTCAACGATCTCCTCGCCGACGAGGACACCTCGTTCCAGCGCCATGTGCTTGCGGAGCGTCTCGCCCAGTGCAAGCGCGACCTTGCCTCGCCGGTGCTCGCCCAGCGCCACATCAGCGAGATTGCGTTCGCCTGGGGCTTCAACGACCTCTCGCATTTCGGCCGCGTTTTCCGCGAGCATTTCGGAATGTCGCCGCGCGATTTCCGGCAGAGTCAGCTGCGGCACTGA
- a CDS encoding lytic transglycosylase domain-containing protein, translating into MRIASRIIPALLVSATQAIAWDSSPAKTNVAVPSVEELAHPPERPDARESDTRESICLIVEAAARDANLPLEFFARVIWQESRFQADAVGPMTRSGEHAQGIAQFMPGTASERGLLNPFNPVQALPKSAEFLNELRNQFGNLGLAAAAYNAGPRRVQEWLAGTGGMPEQTRNYVYAITGATVDAWAKAGSTGKGPPSSPPTSCRDLMALLKRAPNPFVAELEQHVELAAAKIWGVQLAAGFDRNKALAMYSRAVTRLSAVIGERDPSLLSSVMRSRGSHAFYQVRIGTDTRPEADDLCNRIRKAGGACFVLKNRGVSG; encoded by the coding sequence ATGCGAATTGCATCACGCATCATCCCCGCACTGCTTGTGTCCGCGACGCAGGCGATCGCATGGGACAGCTCACCGGCTAAAACCAATGTCGCCGTCCCCAGCGTGGAGGAGCTCGCACATCCTCCGGAGAGGCCCGATGCGCGCGAGAGCGACACCCGAGAATCGATCTGCCTGATCGTTGAGGCGGCCGCGCGCGATGCCAATCTGCCGCTGGAATTCTTCGCCCGCGTGATCTGGCAGGAGAGCCGCTTCCAGGCCGATGCGGTGGGTCCGATGACGCGCAGCGGCGAGCACGCGCAGGGGATCGCGCAGTTCATGCCGGGCACCGCGAGCGAGCGCGGGCTTCTCAACCCCTTCAATCCTGTGCAGGCCCTTCCGAAATCGGCCGAGTTCTTGAACGAGCTGCGCAACCAGTTCGGCAATCTCGGCCTCGCCGCTGCCGCCTACAATGCCGGCCCGCGGCGGGTGCAGGAATGGCTCGCCGGCACCGGCGGCATGCCGGAGCAGACCCGCAACTACGTCTACGCCATCACGGGTGCTACGGTTGACGCATGGGCCAAGGCCGGCAGCACCGGCAAGGGGCCGCCGAGCTCACCGCCGACAAGCTGCCGCGACCTGATGGCGCTGTTGAAGCGTGCGCCGAATCCGTTCGTTGCCGAGCTGGAGCAGCATGTGGAGCTTGCCGCCGCCAAGATCTGGGGCGTTCAGCTCGCCGCCGGATTCGATCGCAACAAGGCGCTGGCGATGTACTCCCGCGCCGTCACGCGGCTGAGCGCGGTGATCGGTGAGCGCGATCCCAGCCTGTTGAGTTCGGTGATGCGCAGCCGCGGTTCGCACGCCTTCTATCAGGTACGCATCGGCACCGACACACGCCCCGAAGCTGACGATCTCTGCAATCGCATCCGGAAGGCGGGTGGGGCGTGCTTCGTGCTGAAGAACCGGGGCGTGAGCGGGTAG
- a CDS encoding GNAT family N-acetyltransferase, with translation MASSDITLEAVPSIGEVSPEDWDACANPGRACNGHGMGTSSGLPGDSLGLLRPAYNPFVSHAFLSAVEKSGSATIRTGWGPRHLVAKIDGRVAGVVPCYLKSHSQGEYVFDRGWADAYERAGGRYYPKLQVSVPFTPATGPRLLVRDGVDRERITEALASGLVALCGVSKASSVHVTFAREAEWKLLAQHGFLQRTDQQFHWRNEGFATFDDFLATLNSRHRKSIKRERRDALAAGITIHWLTGKDITEDAWDAFFMFYMETGSRKWGRPYLTREFFSLIGETMSDDVLLVMARRNDRWIAGAINFIGSDTLFGRNWGAVEHHPFLHFEVCYYQAIDFAIKRGLTHVEAGAQGEHKIARGYLPRTTHSAHFIADPGLRRAIDDYLKRERAYVAEAGRELAELGPFRKGIDEAP, from the coding sequence ATGGCATCATCCGACATCACGCTGGAGGCCGTACCGTCCATTGGCGAAGTATCGCCGGAGGATTGGGACGCCTGCGCCAATCCTGGCAGAGCCTGCAACGGGCATGGTATGGGAACCTCATCCGGGCTCCCAGGCGATTCGCTCGGCCTTTTAAGGCCCGCCTATAACCCATTCGTATCCCACGCGTTTCTTTCCGCCGTCGAGAAATCGGGTTCGGCCACGATCCGCACTGGCTGGGGACCGCGGCATCTGGTGGCCAAGATCGACGGTCGGGTCGCCGGCGTCGTGCCCTGCTATCTGAAATCGCACAGCCAGGGCGAATATGTCTTCGACCGCGGCTGGGCCGACGCCTATGAGCGTGCCGGTGGACGCTATTACCCGAAGCTGCAGGTCTCTGTTCCCTTCACGCCGGCAACGGGGCCGCGGCTCCTGGTCCGCGACGGCGTCGACCGTGAGCGCATCACGGAGGCCCTGGCAAGCGGGCTGGTGGCACTGTGCGGCGTCAGCAAGGCCTCCTCTGTCCACGTCACCTTCGCCCGCGAGGCAGAGTGGAAGCTGCTTGCCCAGCACGGCTTCCTCCAGCGCACCGACCAGCAGTTCCACTGGCGCAACGAAGGCTTTGCCACCTTCGACGATTTCCTGGCGACGCTGAACTCGCGCCACCGCAAATCGATCAAGCGCGAGCGACGTGACGCGCTTGCCGCGGGCATCACGATCCACTGGCTCACCGGCAAGGACATCACCGAGGATGCCTGGGACGCGTTCTTCATGTTCTACATGGAGACCGGCTCGCGCAAATGGGGCCGACCTTACCTGACGCGCGAATTCTTCTCGCTGATCGGCGAGACCATGAGCGATGACGTGCTGCTGGTGATGGCCCGCCGCAATGACCGCTGGATCGCGGGCGCGATCAACTTCATCGGTTCGGACACGCTGTTCGGTCGCAACTGGGGTGCTGTCGAGCATCACCCATTCCTGCATTTCGAGGTCTGCTACTATCAGGCGATAGATTTCGCCATCAAGCGCGGCCTCACACATGTCGAGGCCGGCGCTCAGGGCGAGCACAAGATCGCGCGCGGCTACCTGCCGCGGACCACGCACTCCGCCCATTTCATCGCCGATCCCGGCCTGCGTCGCGCCATCGACGATTACCTCAAGCGCGAGCGCGCCTATGTCGCCGAGGCCGGACGCGAACTCGCCGAGCTCGGCCCGTTCCGGAAAGGCATCGACGAGGCGCCTTGA
- a CDS encoding AzlC family ABC transporter permease — MALPPLDSPQWQSPWRAFTWGLRSITQTILTLVLFATYLGIGALAHDSHFSLVWALCSTLFVWAGPAQIILITTLGSGATVIQSAIAVTVSAIRLFPMVVSVLPLMRTPTTKRRELFFAAHLTAVTLWVECHRFLPQVPRERRIAFVNGLGFGLVSVCLTANTIGYFLAANLTQTLGAAILLLTPLSFLFSTARNSREVADVVALALGVLLYPLAAKMNSGLDILVSGLAAGTIAYGVHWWREVRA, encoded by the coding sequence GTGGCGCTTCCTCCGCTCGATTCCCCTCAATGGCAAAGTCCGTGGCGTGCCTTTACCTGGGGGCTGCGCTCGATCACGCAGACGATCCTCACGCTCGTCCTGTTCGCGACCTATCTCGGCATCGGCGCGCTTGCCCATGACAGCCATTTCAGCCTGGTCTGGGCGCTTTGCTCGACGCTGTTCGTCTGGGCCGGGCCGGCCCAGATCATCTTGATCACCACGCTGGGTTCGGGCGCGACGGTCATCCAGTCGGCGATCGCGGTCACCGTCAGCGCGATCCGGCTATTTCCGATGGTGGTCTCCGTGCTGCCGCTGATGCGCACGCCGACGACCAAGCGACGCGAGCTGTTCTTCGCGGCGCATCTGACGGCCGTGACGCTGTGGGTCGAATGTCATCGCTTCCTGCCGCAGGTGCCGCGCGAGCGGCGCATCGCCTTCGTCAATGGACTTGGCTTCGGTCTGGTCTCGGTGTGCCTGACCGCCAACACGATCGGCTATTTCCTCGCCGCCAACCTGACTCAGACATTGGGTGCGGCGATCCTGCTGCTGACGCCGCTGTCCTTCCTGTTCTCGACCGCGCGCAACAGCCGCGAGGTCGCCGATGTCGTCGCGCTCGCGCTTGGGGTCCTGCTCTATCCGCTGGCTGCGAAGATGAACTCCGGCCTCGACATCCTCGTCAGCGGCCTCGCGGCGGGCACAATCGCTTATGGCGTGCACTGGTGGCGCGAGGTGCGCGCATGA
- a CDS encoding AzlD domain-containing protein — translation MSAAQLIGDWQALVVLFVAGVIPNQIWRMLGLWFGGGIDEGSELLVWVRAVATAILAGVIAQIVVEPPGALASVPDGLRYGAVAAGLVVFLLTRRSIFAGVVAGEVFLLAGRWWLG, via the coding sequence ATGAGTGCCGCGCAACTCATCGGCGACTGGCAGGCGTTGGTCGTGCTGTTCGTCGCCGGCGTCATTCCCAACCAGATATGGCGCATGCTCGGCCTCTGGTTTGGCGGCGGCATCGACGAGGGCTCAGAACTGCTGGTCTGGGTGAGGGCGGTCGCGACCGCGATCCTGGCCGGCGTCATCGCCCAGATCGTGGTCGAGCCGCCAGGCGCGCTCGCCAGCGTGCCGGACGGCTTGCGCTACGGCGCGGTCGCTGCCGGCCTCGTCGTGTTCCTGCTGACCCGCCGCTCGATCTTTGCGGGCGTTGTCGCCGGCGAAGTCTTCCTGCTGGCCGGCAGGTGGTGGTTGGGCTAA
- a CDS encoding carbon-nitrogen hydrolase family protein, which yields MGIEHPKYKVAVVQAAPAWLDLDASIDKSIALIKEAAEKGAKLIAFPEAFIPGYPWHIWMDSPAWAIGRGFVQRYFDNSLSYDSSQAEKLRDAVRKAKLTAVIGLSERDGGSLYLAQWLIGPDGETIAKRRKLRPTHAERTVYGEGDGSDLAVHARPDIGRIGALCCWEHLQPLSKYAMYAQNEQVHVAAWPSFSLYDPFAPALGAEVNNAASRVYAVEGSCFVLAPCATVSQAMIDELCDRPDKNALLHVGGGFAAIYGPDGSQIGDKLAPDQEGLLIAEIDLGAIGVAKNAADPAGHYSRPDVTRLLLNKKPYKRVEQFALPVDAIEPTDINAAAS from the coding sequence ATGGGCATTGAACATCCGAAATACAAGGTCGCAGTGGTGCAGGCGGCGCCCGCCTGGCTCGACCTCGACGCGTCCATCGACAAGTCGATCGCGCTGATCAAGGAAGCGGCCGAGAAAGGCGCCAAGCTGATCGCTTTTCCGGAAGCCTTCATCCCCGGTTACCCCTGGCACATCTGGATGGACTCGCCTGCCTGGGCGATCGGCCGCGGCTTTGTGCAACGCTATTTCGATAATTCGCTGTCCTATGACAGCTCGCAGGCCGAGAAGCTGCGCGATGCGGTGCGGAAAGCCAAGCTTACGGCCGTGATCGGCCTGTCCGAGCGCGACGGCGGCAGTCTTTATCTGGCGCAATGGCTGATCGGGCCGGATGGCGAGACGATCGCAAAACGCCGCAAGCTGCGGCCGACCCATGCCGAGCGCACCGTCTATGGCGAGGGCGACGGCAGCGATCTTGCGGTCCATGCGCGCCCCGACATCGGCCGTATCGGTGCGTTGTGCTGCTGGGAGCATCTCCAGCCGCTGTCGAAATACGCCATGTACGCCCAGAACGAGCAGGTGCATGTCGCGGCGTGGCCGAGTTTCTCGCTTTACGATCCCTTCGCGCCGGCGCTCGGCGCCGAGGTCAACAACGCCGCTTCGCGCGTCTATGCGGTGGAGGGCTCCTGCTTCGTGCTCGCACCTTGCGCGACGGTCTCTCAGGCGATGATCGACGAGCTCTGCGACCGGCCTGACAAGAACGCGCTGCTGCATGTGGGCGGCGGTTTTGCGGCGATCTACGGGCCCGATGGCAGTCAGATCGGCGACAAGCTGGCGCCAGACCAGGAGGGGCTGCTGATCGCCGAGATCGACCTCGGCGCCATCGGCGTCGCCAAGAATGCTGCCGATCCCGCCGGGCACTATTCGCGGCCCGACGTCACGCGGTTGCTGCTCAACAAGAAGCCGTACAAGCGCGTCGAGCAGTTTGCGCTGCCGGTGGACGCCATTGAGCCCACAGACATCAACGCTGCAGCGAGCTGA
- a CDS encoding TRAP transporter substrate-binding protein: MLPDLLLPMRFPAKRIRALLALAALILSAAPAAAQVNWRMTTEYPENNISGIGLSSFADRVAARTNGFVSVTNAFDNQLKISSGEMPRSALDGRIAGGDAFAGALSGLDPVLGLSTLPFLVQSVDIAHAANARARPLYEKALAARGLKLLYLTIWPATGLWSDRSLAGADDLPKLNLRAYDTNSSEVMTAAGANAQFLPMDKALVGLKEHQLNAFLTSGDGGAGRKLWDFLPYFTAINYAMPVSIAFVRTDAFAALPEPMQREVLAAAAETEQSQFALLAHRTTENYARMRDNGVKIAEPAPQSLIAALRTVATPTIAAWEAQAGAEATAIVEWAKQQ, encoded by the coding sequence ATGCTGCCTGACCTGCTTCTCCCAATGCGCTTCCCCGCCAAACGGATCCGCGCCCTCCTTGCCCTCGCCGCACTCATCCTGTCCGCCGCGCCAGCTGCGGCGCAAGTGAACTGGCGGATGACCACCGAATATCCCGAGAACAACATATCCGGGATCGGGCTCAGCAGTTTCGCCGATCGCGTGGCCGCGCGCACAAACGGTTTCGTGAGCGTGACCAACGCCTTCGACAATCAGCTGAAGATCAGCTCGGGCGAAATGCCGCGCTCGGCGCTGGACGGCCGGATCGCCGGCGGCGACGCCTTTGCGGGCGCGCTTTCGGGCCTCGACCCCGTGCTCGGCCTCTCGACGCTGCCCTTCCTGGTACAATCGGTCGACATCGCTCACGCCGCCAATGCGCGCGCACGACCGCTTTACGAAAAAGCCCTCGCCGCGCGCGGCCTCAAGCTGCTCTATCTGACGATATGGCCGGCCACCGGCCTATGGTCGGACCGGTCGCTTGCAGGCGCCGACGACCTGCCGAAACTCAATCTGCGCGCTTACGATACCAATTCCAGCGAGGTGATGACGGCGGCCGGTGCCAACGCGCAGTTCCTGCCGATGGACAAGGCGCTTGTGGGCCTGAAGGAGCACCAACTGAACGCATTCCTCACCTCCGGCGACGGCGGCGCGGGGCGTAAGCTCTGGGACTTCCTGCCCTATTTCACGGCCATCAATTACGCGATGCCGGTGTCGATCGCCTTCGTCCGCACCGACGCATTTGCCGCGCTGCCAGAGCCGATGCAGCGCGAGGTGCTGGCGGCTGCAGCCGAGACCGAGCAGAGCCAGTTCGCGCTGCTGGCCCACCGCACGACCGAGAATTATGCGCGGATGCGCGACAACGGCGTCAAGATCGCCGAGCCAGCGCCGCAATCTCTCATCGCGGCGCTGCGAACGGTAGCAACGCCCACAATTGCCGCCTGGGAGGCGCAGGCGGGCGCGGAGGCCACCGCGATCGTCGAATGGGCCAAACAGCAATGA
- a CDS encoding phenylacetaldoxime dehydratase family protein, whose amino-acid sequence MESAIPLHLETQRTRHKRVPDDYQPPYPSFVARYKPAVGRVVMAYFGVQYRGATPAAATEALAEIAGLFAGEGGPSHWDRAHYVDQAGHANIVSVAYWDDIARFDAWFVRAREAWTGKHRDGIGTFIEALRPTVARHETLFSSLGRPEGVAVIADGMSGEVQEHAYWGGMRDRIPLSQTDPMSPGGHPELIRDGARLRVQANDNLCLIRSGQDWSDTEASERKLYLDDVEPVLREGMDFLRDDGLAIGCYANRYMQVLSADGKASEKSYGQSWWKSLAALERWAESHPTHVKIFGAAMKYLSTLGPSAKLRLYHEVTVAAADEQFFEYLNCHPKTGMLAAVETVTA is encoded by the coding sequence ATGGAGTCCGCAATTCCTCTGCATCTCGAAACCCAGCGCACGCGCCACAAGCGCGTGCCGGACGATTACCAGCCGCCGTATCCGTCGTTCGTGGCCCGCTACAAGCCCGCGGTCGGCCGTGTCGTGATGGCCTATTTCGGCGTGCAGTATCGTGGGGCGACGCCGGCGGCTGCGACGGAAGCGCTCGCTGAAATCGCCGGACTGTTCGCCGGCGAGGGTGGTCCCTCGCATTGGGACCGTGCGCACTATGTCGATCAAGCCGGCCACGCGAACATTGTCTCGGTCGCGTATTGGGATGACATCGCGCGTTTCGACGCCTGGTTTGTGCGGGCACGCGAGGCGTGGACTGGAAAGCACCGCGACGGGATCGGCACCTTCATCGAGGCGCTGCGTCCCACGGTGGCGCGGCACGAGACGCTGTTCTCTTCGCTCGGCAGGCCCGAAGGTGTCGCCGTGATCGCCGACGGGATGAGCGGCGAAGTGCAGGAGCACGCCTATTGGGGCGGCATGCGCGATCGCATTCCGCTGTCGCAGACCGATCCAATGTCGCCGGGCGGCCATCCGGAATTGATCCGCGATGGTGCAAGGCTGCGTGTGCAGGCAAACGACAATCTCTGCCTGATCCGCTCCGGGCAGGACTGGAGCGATACCGAGGCGTCGGAGCGCAAGCTCTATCTCGACGATGTCGAGCCGGTACTCCGCGAGGGCATGGATTTCCTGCGCGACGACGGGCTCGCGATCGGCTGCTATGCCAACCGCTACATGCAGGTGCTCTCGGCTGACGGCAAGGCGAGTGAAAAATCCTACGGCCAGAGCTGGTGGAAAAGTCTCGCCGCACTGGAGCGCTGGGCGGAATCGCATCCGACCCACGTGAAGATCTTCGGTGCGGCGATGAAATATCTCTCGACGCTGGGGCCGTCAGCGAAGCTGCGGCTGTATCACGAGGTTACGGTGGCGGCCGCGGATGAGCAGTTCTTCGAATATCTGAACTGCCATCCGAAGACGGGAATGCTTGCGGCGGTCGAGACGGTCACCGCCTAG
- a CDS encoding HIT family protein, whose product MTAYDPNNIFAKILRGEFPCHKVYEDEHVFAFLDIMPRVPGHTLVIPKAPARNILDIKADDYAHVARGAHRIAAAAMKAFKADGITVQQFNEAAGGQVVFHLHMHVMPRHDGVAMLPPASRKEDVKVLEENATKLIAALKA is encoded by the coding sequence ATGACCGCCTACGACCCGAACAACATCTTCGCAAAGATCCTGCGCGGCGAGTTTCCCTGCCACAAGGTCTACGAGGACGAGCATGTCTTCGCTTTCCTCGACATCATGCCGCGCGTGCCCGGCCACACGCTGGTGATCCCGAAGGCGCCTGCCCGCAACATCCTCGACATCAAGGCCGACGACTATGCCCACGTCGCCCGCGGCGCGCACAGAATCGCGGCCGCCGCGATGAAGGCGTTCAAGGCCGATGGCATCACCGTGCAGCAGTTCAACGAGGCCGCCGGCGGACAGGTGGTGTTTCATCTCCACATGCATGTGATGCCGCGCCATGACGGCGTGGCGATGCTGCCGCCCGCGAGCCGCAAGGAAGACGTCAAGGTGCTGGAAGAGAATGCGACCAAGCTGATCGCAGCGCTGAAGGCCTGA
- a CDS encoding HAD family hydrolase, whose product MATIFFDLDGTLTNPKPGITRSIQYALERLSLAVPSEDELTWCIGPPLHASLKKLTGTDALADQALLLYRERFSDIGLFENEAYAGIIDTLTTIAATDQRMFVATSKPAVYASRIVEHFGLKPYFERVFGSELDGTRVDKRDLLRYALDETGVDASTSIMIGDRSHDVVGARTNGMTAIGVLYGYGSEAELRDAGAHHICAAHPELLGHCVA is encoded by the coding sequence ATGGCGACAATCTTCTTCGATCTCGACGGCACGCTGACCAACCCCAAACCGGGAATCACCCGCTCCATCCAGTACGCCCTGGAGCGGCTGAGCCTCGCAGTGCCGAGCGAGGACGAATTGACCTGGTGCATCGGACCGCCGCTGCATGCCAGCCTGAAGAAGCTCACCGGAACCGACGCGCTGGCCGACCAGGCGCTGCTGCTCTACCGTGAGCGCTTCAGCGACATTGGCCTGTTCGAGAACGAGGCTTATGCCGGCATCATCGACACGCTGACGACGATTGCCGCGACCGACCAGCGCATGTTCGTCGCGACCAGCAAGCCCGCTGTCTACGCCAGTCGCATCGTCGAGCACTTTGGCCTGAAGCCGTATTTCGAGCGCGTGTTCGGCTCCGAGCTCGACGGCACCCGCGTCGACAAGCGCGACCTGCTGCGCTACGCGCTCGATGAGACGGGTGTCGATGCGAGCACGTCCATCATGATCGGCGACCGCAGCCATGACGTCGTCGGCGCCCGCACCAACGGCATGACCGCGATCGGCGTGCTCTACGGCTATGGCAGCGAGGCCGAGCTCAGGGACGCCGGCGCCCATCACATCTGCGCCGCACATCCGGAGCTGCTCGGCCATTGCGTGGCCTAG